The following are from one region of the Actinoplanes sp. L3-i22 genome:
- a CDS encoding enoyl-CoA hydratase/isomerase family protein, translating to MQTEPVIVDVDGRVGRLTLNRPKAINALTPEMVAIMRRALAEWASDDRIRTVVISGNGERGLCAGGDIRVIHADAVSGGTASIDFWAEEYRLNATVAAYPKTIVAVMDGLVMGGGIGISAHASVRVVTERSRLAMPEVGIGMHPDVGGSWLLSHAPGELGTHLALTGSPVGAADGIAAGLADHFVPAALLPRLIAEPEAVAELATTPLPGDFADAREWIDACYAGDSAGAIVARLAAHPAPGAQAAAKEIATRSPTALTITLRSLRTAARLPDLDAALAQELRLSAAMLRLPDLAEGIRAQIIDKDRNPRWRPATLDEVSPALIDDCFAG from the coding sequence ATGCAGACCGAACCGGTGATCGTGGACGTGGACGGGCGGGTCGGGCGGCTGACGCTGAACCGGCCGAAGGCGATCAACGCGCTCACCCCCGAGATGGTGGCGATCATGCGGCGGGCCCTCGCCGAGTGGGCGTCCGACGACCGGATCCGGACCGTGGTGATCAGCGGCAACGGCGAGCGCGGGCTGTGCGCCGGCGGGGACATCCGGGTGATCCACGCCGACGCGGTCTCCGGCGGCACCGCCTCGATCGACTTCTGGGCCGAGGAGTACCGGCTCAACGCGACCGTCGCGGCCTATCCCAAGACGATCGTCGCCGTGATGGACGGCCTGGTGATGGGCGGTGGCATCGGGATCTCCGCGCACGCGTCGGTCCGGGTGGTCACCGAGCGGTCCCGGCTCGCGATGCCCGAGGTCGGCATCGGCATGCACCCCGACGTGGGCGGGTCGTGGCTGCTCTCGCACGCGCCCGGCGAGCTCGGCACGCACCTGGCGCTCACCGGCTCGCCGGTCGGGGCGGCCGACGGGATCGCCGCCGGGCTGGCCGACCACTTCGTCCCGGCCGCGTTGCTGCCCCGGCTGATCGCGGAGCCGGAGGCGGTCGCCGAGCTGGCCACCACCCCGCTGCCGGGCGACTTCGCGGACGCCCGCGAGTGGATCGACGCCTGCTACGCCGGTGACTCGGCCGGCGCGATCGTCGCCCGGCTGGCCGCGCACCCCGCGCCCGGCGCCCAGGCCGCGGCCAAGGAGATCGCGACCCGCTCCCCCACCGCGCTGACCATCACGCTGCGGTCCCTGCGGACCGCCGCCCGGCTGCCGGATCTCGACGCGGCCCTGGCCCAGGAGCTGCGGCTGTCGGCGGCCATGCTGCGCCTGCCCGACCTGGCCGAGGGCATCCGCGCGCAGATCATCGACAAGGACCGCAACCCGCGCTGGCGCCCGGCCACCCTGGACGAGGTGTCACCGGCCCTGATCGACGACTGTTTCGCCGGGTGA
- a CDS encoding IPT/TIG domain-containing protein, with translation MATPKQARRAAALTVATAAAVTLASAPAVAVTRAAGAHPSAPVVSVRADKPSTKVPTGSAVLPGFGSTAGGTTVTITGSGFSTIDISDPAAVKFGDVNAASYVVISDAKLTAVTPAGDGGNVYVKITNVNGTSTGKLTFAYRTPLTAEFESLVGAKPAGGTVLAVTVSGGTVGTSTKEFAAEKVTARVGETNTTVGWVDPTHVKVLLPASMKIVPQTITLIHDGVIGPVSESTVRYAPAVTSIAPAKVSTAGGETVTITGAGFSDEVTGVTIGGVAATSFAVKSATQITAVVPAGENGTVPVVVTSAGGTGTIPLTYRAPLGIEIPDGTAARANGGTVLLTVTGATIGATAAAFANEKITATVGSAKISPAWVDATHVRVAMPASSAAAGTVTLLHDGVAGAPAAVDYVPVVASLSGNADKLAGGAKVIVKIAGGEPTSAKDFKFGGVAATCSSQGAGAYACIVPAAEQAGPTWVTFTASSGTASRFTPQATFNYTDLD, from the coding sequence ATGGCCACTCCCAAGCAGGCTCGCCGCGCTGCCGCCCTGACCGTCGCGACCGCCGCCGCCGTCACGCTCGCCTCCGCCCCCGCGGTGGCGGTCACGCGGGCCGCGGGTGCGCACCCCTCCGCTCCGGTCGTCTCGGTCCGGGCCGACAAACCGTCCACCAAGGTGCCGACCGGCAGCGCGGTCCTCCCGGGGTTCGGCTCGACGGCCGGCGGGACGACCGTCACGATCACCGGCAGCGGGTTCTCCACGATCGACATCAGCGACCCGGCCGCGGTGAAGTTCGGGGACGTCAACGCGGCGTCGTACGTGGTGATCTCGGACGCCAAGCTGACCGCGGTCACACCGGCCGGCGACGGCGGCAACGTCTACGTGAAGATCACCAACGTGAACGGGACCAGCACCGGGAAGCTCACCTTCGCCTACCGCACGCCGCTGACCGCCGAGTTCGAGTCGCTGGTCGGGGCGAAACCGGCCGGTGGGACCGTGCTGGCGGTGACGGTCTCCGGCGGCACGGTCGGGACCAGCACGAAGGAGTTCGCCGCCGAGAAGGTCACCGCGCGGGTCGGCGAGACCAACACCACCGTGGGCTGGGTCGACCCGACCCACGTCAAGGTGCTCCTGCCGGCCTCCATGAAGATCGTCCCGCAGACGATCACCCTGATCCACGACGGCGTGATCGGCCCGGTCTCCGAGTCGACGGTCCGGTACGCGCCGGCCGTCACCTCGATCGCCCCGGCGAAGGTGTCCACCGCCGGCGGCGAGACCGTCACGATCACCGGCGCGGGCTTCTCCGACGAGGTCACCGGGGTCACCATCGGGGGCGTGGCGGCGACCAGCTTCGCGGTGAAGTCGGCCACCCAGATCACCGCGGTGGTCCCGGCCGGCGAGAACGGCACCGTCCCGGTGGTGGTCACGTCGGCCGGCGGGACCGGCACGATCCCGCTGACCTACCGGGCGCCGCTGGGCATCGAGATCCCGGACGGCACGGCCGCCCGCGCGAACGGCGGCACGGTCCTGCTCACCGTCACCGGCGCGACCATCGGCGCCACGGCGGCGGCGTTCGCCAACGAGAAGATCACCGCCACGGTCGGCAGCGCCAAGATCTCGCCGGCCTGGGTCGACGCGACCCACGTCCGGGTGGCGATGCCGGCCTCGTCGGCGGCCGCGGGCACTGTCACGCTGCTGCACGACGGTGTCGCCGGCGCCCCGGCCGCGGTCGACTACGTGCCCGTGGTGGCCAGCCTGTCCGGCAACGCCGACAAGCTCGCCGGCGGCGCGAAGGTGATCGTGAAGATCGCCGGGGGCGAGCCGACCAGCGCCAAGGACTTCAAGTTCGGCGGGGTCGCGGCGACCTGCTCGTCGCAGGGCGCGGGCGCCTACGCCTGCATCGTCCCGGCGGCGGAGCAGGCCGGGCCGACCTGGGTGACGTTCACCGCGAGCAGCGGCACGGCCAGCCGGTTCACCCCGCAGGCGACGTTCAACTACACCGACCTGGACTGA
- a CDS encoding PadR family transcriptional regulator, producing MALRNALLAALIDRESSGYDLAKRFRVSVANFWTATPQQLYRELDKMEAEGLLSARVVKQDKRPDKRLFTVTGTGRAALHEFTRREPRPTTVRDELLVQVEALAWADSAAVRSSIETRIKQSEQRLEAYERQLAEILGSRGHEEFLATGNRIGPYLTLQRGISFERENISWGELALHVLQSRSV from the coding sequence GTGGCCCTGAGAAATGCCCTGCTGGCGGCGCTGATCGACCGGGAGTCGTCGGGTTACGACCTGGCCAAGCGGTTCCGGGTCTCGGTCGCCAACTTCTGGACCGCGACGCCGCAGCAGCTCTACCGCGAGCTGGACAAGATGGAGGCCGAGGGCCTGCTCTCGGCCCGCGTGGTCAAGCAGGACAAACGCCCGGACAAGCGGCTCTTCACGGTCACCGGCACCGGAAGAGCCGCGCTGCACGAGTTCACCCGGCGGGAGCCGCGGCCGACCACGGTCCGCGACGAGCTGCTGGTCCAGGTGGAGGCGCTGGCCTGGGCCGACAGCGCCGCCGTCCGGTCCTCGATCGAGACCCGGATCAAACAGAGTGAACAACGCCTGGAGGCGTACGAGCGCCAGCTCGCCGAGATCCTGGGCAGCCGCGGTCACGAGGAGTTCCTCGCCACCGGGAACCGGATCGGGCCGTACCTGACGCTCCAGCGGGGCATCAGTTTCGAGCGGGAGAACATCTCCTGGGGCGAGCTGGCGCTGCACGTGCTTCAGTCCAGGTCGGTGTAG
- a CDS encoding crotonase/enoyl-CoA hydratase family protein, whose amino-acid sequence MKYLSLTVDNGIAQVRLDRPDKLNALTLDTLDELIRVARDLKKDRTLRAVVIAGEGPSFCAGLDIAGTMKTPGRVAKAFVPAPWRGTNTFQEACWAWRRLPVPVIAAVRGHCYGGGIQIALAADFRFATADSKWSVLEGKWGIIPDMTGVRSLTEAVGPDVAKRLTMTAEQFDGARAHQLGLVTELHDEPVKAATAFAESLLPKSPDALAAAKRLIDGALTGSARRTFGRERREQLRLLRLPNTGILRRAVLKKETPAFRERARRIRLWP is encoded by the coding sequence ATGAAATATCTGTCGCTGACCGTCGACAACGGCATCGCTCAGGTCCGGCTCGACCGCCCCGACAAGCTCAACGCCCTGACGCTGGACACGCTGGACGAGCTGATCCGCGTGGCCCGCGACCTGAAGAAGGACCGCACCCTGCGGGCCGTGGTGATCGCCGGCGAGGGCCCGTCGTTCTGCGCCGGGCTGGACATCGCCGGCACGATGAAGACGCCGGGCCGGGTCGCCAAAGCGTTCGTCCCGGCGCCGTGGCGCGGCACCAACACGTTCCAGGAGGCCTGCTGGGCCTGGCGGCGGCTGCCGGTCCCGGTGATCGCCGCGGTGCGGGGGCACTGCTACGGCGGCGGGATCCAGATCGCGCTCGCCGCCGACTTCCGCTTCGCCACCGCGGACTCGAAGTGGTCGGTCCTCGAAGGCAAGTGGGGCATCATCCCGGACATGACCGGCGTGCGCAGCCTCACCGAGGCGGTCGGCCCGGACGTCGCCAAGCGCCTCACGATGACCGCCGAGCAGTTCGACGGCGCGCGGGCGCATCAGCTCGGCCTGGTCACCGAGCTGCACGACGAGCCGGTCAAGGCCGCGACGGCGTTCGCCGAGAGCCTGCTGCCGAAGTCGCCGGACGCCCTGGCCGCGGCGAAACGCCTGATCGACGGGGCGCTGACCGGCAGTGCCCGGCGCACGTTCGGGCGCGAACGCCGGGAGCAGCTGCGGTTGCTGCGGCTGCCGAACACCGGCATCCTGCGTCGCGCGGTGCTCAAGAAGGAGACTCCGGCGTTCCGCGAGCGGGCCCGTAGGATTCGTCTGTGGCCCTGA
- a CDS encoding NADPH-dependent 2,4-dienoyl-CoA reductase produces MSRYPTLLSPLDLGHTTLRNRVVMGSMHTKLEDRERDLPKLAAYFAERAKGGVGLMVTGGYAPTWRGWLAPFGSTMTSGRHADAHRLVTDAVHEHDGKILLQVLHAGRYGYHPFSQGASARKSPITPFRPRAMSSRQVDRTATAFARAAKLARRAGYDGVEIMGSEGYLINQFLAARTNDRTDAWGGTAEKRMRFPVEIVRRTRELAGDDFIVQYRISLLDLVDDAQSWDETAELARRLEVAGVSLFNTGIGWHEARVPTIVTSVPPGAFTWVTRKLRDVVSIPVIASNRINRPEAAEQILADGDADLVSMARPLLADAEWVVKAEQGREREIITCIACNQACLDHTFRNQRASCLLNPRAGYETELILLPTRRAKRVAVVGAGPAGLTAAVELAGRGHQVELFEAGEAIGGQFRLAARIPGKEEFARTLDYYQHMIEIRGVKLRLGTRAGVDDLAGFDEVVIATGVRPRIPEISGIDHPSVLTYQQLIDGAPAGDRVAIIGAGGIGFDVAEFLVHAPDEPLDDWMRRWGVTDPDVERGGLATKVKTAAKRQVHLLQRKETALGKGLGKTTGWVHRATLQDSGVTMLRGVDYQRIDDDGLHLADRVLAVDTIVLCAGQTSVREMIEPLKELGKTVHVIGGADVAVEVDAKRAIKQATELAARV; encoded by the coding sequence ATGAGCCGGTACCCGACCCTGCTGAGCCCGCTGGACCTCGGCCACACCACGTTGCGCAACCGCGTGGTGATGGGCTCGATGCACACCAAGCTCGAGGACCGCGAGCGTGACCTGCCCAAACTCGCCGCGTACTTCGCCGAGCGGGCCAAGGGCGGCGTCGGCCTGATGGTCACCGGCGGCTACGCGCCGACCTGGCGGGGCTGGCTGGCGCCGTTCGGCAGCACGATGACCAGCGGCCGGCACGCGGACGCGCACCGGCTCGTCACCGACGCGGTCCACGAGCACGACGGCAAGATCCTGCTGCAGGTGCTGCACGCCGGGCGGTACGGCTACCACCCGTTCAGCCAGGGCGCCTCGGCCCGCAAGTCGCCGATCACCCCGTTCCGCCCGCGGGCCATGTCGTCCCGGCAGGTCGACCGGACCGCGACCGCGTTCGCCCGCGCCGCGAAGCTGGCCCGGCGGGCGGGCTACGACGGCGTGGAGATCATGGGCTCCGAGGGCTACCTGATCAACCAGTTCCTCGCCGCCCGGACCAACGACCGCACCGACGCCTGGGGCGGCACCGCCGAGAAGCGGATGCGCTTCCCGGTCGAGATCGTCCGGCGGACCCGGGAGCTGGCCGGCGACGACTTCATCGTGCAGTACCGGATCAGCCTGCTCGACCTGGTCGACGACGCCCAGTCCTGGGACGAGACCGCCGAGCTGGCCCGGCGGCTGGAGGTCGCCGGGGTGAGCCTGTTCAACACCGGGATCGGCTGGCACGAGGCCCGGGTGCCGACGATCGTCACCTCGGTGCCGCCGGGCGCCTTCACCTGGGTCACCCGCAAGCTGCGCGACGTGGTGTCGATCCCGGTGATCGCCTCGAACCGGATCAACCGGCCGGAGGCCGCCGAGCAGATCCTCGCCGACGGCGACGCCGACCTGGTGTCGATGGCCCGGCCGCTGCTCGCCGACGCGGAGTGGGTGGTCAAGGCCGAGCAGGGCCGGGAACGCGAGATCATCACGTGCATCGCCTGCAACCAGGCCTGCCTCGACCACACGTTCCGCAACCAGCGGGCGTCGTGCCTGCTCAACCCGCGGGCCGGGTACGAGACCGAGCTGATTCTGCTGCCGACCCGCCGGGCGAAGAGGGTCGCCGTGGTCGGCGCCGGGCCGGCCGGGCTCACCGCGGCCGTGGAGCTTGCCGGGCGCGGGCACCAGGTCGAGCTCTTCGAGGCGGGGGAGGCGATCGGCGGGCAGTTCCGGCTCGCGGCGCGGATTCCCGGCAAGGAGGAGTTCGCCCGGACCCTCGACTACTACCAGCACATGATCGAGATCCGCGGGGTGAAGCTGCGACTGGGGACACGAGCCGGGGTGGACGATCTCGCCGGGTTCGACGAGGTGGTCATCGCCACCGGCGTACGTCCGAGAATTCCTGAAATCTCGGGCATCGACCACCCGTCTGTTCTTACCTATCAGCAGCTCATCGACGGTGCGCCGGCCGGTGACCGGGTCGCGATCATCGGGGCCGGGGGCATCGGCTTCGACGTCGCGGAGTTCCTGGTGCACGCGCCGGACGAGCCGCTGGACGACTGGATGCGACGCTGGGGCGTCACCGACCCGGACGTCGAGCGGGGCGGCCTGGCCACCAAGGTCAAGACCGCCGCGAAGCGCCAGGTCCACCTGCTGCAGCGCAAGGAGACGGCACTCGGCAAGGGACTGGGGAAGACCACCGGCTGGGTGCACCGGGCGACGCTGCAGGACTCCGGGGTGACGATGCTGCGCGGCGTCGACTACCAGCGGATCGACGACGACGGTCTGCATCTCGCGGACCGGGTGCTGGCCGTGGACACCATCGTGCTGTGCGCCGGGCAGACGTCCGTACGGGAAATGATCGAGCCCTTGAAAGAGCTCGGCAAGACCGTGCATGTGATCGGTGGCGCCGACGTCGCCGTCGAGGTGGATGCCAAACGGGCGATCAAGCAGGCCACCGAGCTCGCCGCTCGTGTCTGA
- a CDS encoding TetR/AcrR family transcriptional regulator, translating to MIPVSEPERPPARRRDAQRNRQRIVDAATKALADGRDLVKIETIAQEAGVGVGTLYRNFPSREALVEEVYRSELARLCAMAPRLAADLAPPAALREFMRRYQDFVATKRGMAEALRAVIASGAITSGQTREHLNGAIDAILAAGRADGSLRGDVRPGDVSASMAGVMLAAADVDQAGRMLQLVVDGVTARAT from the coding sequence GTGATCCCCGTTTCCGAGCCCGAACGACCGCCCGCGCGCCGCCGGGACGCCCAGCGCAACCGGCAGCGCATCGTCGACGCCGCCACCAAGGCCCTCGCCGACGGCCGCGACCTGGTCAAGATCGAGACGATCGCGCAGGAGGCGGGCGTCGGCGTCGGCACGCTCTACCGCAACTTCCCGTCCCGCGAGGCCCTGGTCGAGGAGGTCTACCGCAGCGAGCTGGCCCGCCTCTGCGCGATGGCCCCGCGGCTGGCCGCCGACCTGGCCCCGCCCGCCGCGCTGCGTGAGTTCATGCGGCGCTACCAGGACTTCGTCGCCACCAAGCGGGGGATGGCCGAGGCGCTGCGCGCGGTGATCGCCAGCGGCGCGATCACGTCCGGTCAGACCCGCGAGCACCTCAACGGGGCGATCGACGCCATCCTCGCGGCCGGCCGGGCCGACGGCAGTCTCCGGGGTGACGTCCGGCCGGGCGACGTCTCGGCCAGCATGGCCGGCGTCATGCTCGCCGCGGCCGACGTCGACCAGGCCGGCCGGATGCTGCAGCTGGTGGTCGACGGGGTGACCGCCAGGGCGACGTAG
- a CDS encoding aldo/keto reductase: MTKYGKLGDHEVLRVGFGAMQLEHGDPADAVAVLRRAVELGVDHLDTAQFYGPGTVNALIRTALHPYPAGLRIVSKVGAASHPTARLVAAQQPAQLRAQVEENLRALGTDHLAVVNLRRADLAPGIIATGDQAVDLDSQLAELIALRDEGKIGGIGLSHVSLAQLRQALPAGIVCVQNLYNVLTRDHEDLLAACAGHGVAWVPFFPLGSAFDGFPSVAGHPTVVAHAQRLGITPAQAGLAWLLGHSPATLLIPGTRSLAHLAENVAVAGITLDREATTAFDSVAQG; this comes from the coding sequence ATGACCAAGTACGGGAAGCTGGGCGACCACGAGGTCCTGCGGGTCGGCTTCGGGGCCATGCAGCTCGAACACGGCGACCCCGCGGACGCCGTCGCGGTCCTGCGCCGCGCCGTCGAGCTCGGCGTCGACCACCTGGACACCGCCCAGTTCTACGGCCCGGGCACCGTCAACGCGCTGATCCGGACCGCGCTGCACCCGTACCCCGCCGGGCTGCGCATCGTCAGCAAGGTCGGCGCCGCGTCGCATCCCACCGCGCGGCTCGTCGCCGCGCAGCAGCCGGCCCAGCTGCGGGCCCAGGTCGAGGAGAACCTGCGCGCCCTCGGCACCGACCACCTCGCGGTGGTCAACCTGCGCCGGGCCGACCTGGCGCCCGGCATCATCGCCACCGGCGACCAGGCCGTCGACCTCGACAGCCAGCTCGCCGAGCTGATCGCCCTGCGCGACGAGGGAAAGATCGGCGGGATCGGGCTGAGCCACGTCAGCCTCGCCCAGCTGCGGCAGGCCCTGCCGGCCGGCATCGTCTGCGTGCAGAACCTGTACAACGTGCTCACCCGCGACCACGAGGACCTGCTGGCCGCGTGCGCCGGGCACGGGGTGGCCTGGGTGCCGTTCTTCCCGCTGGGGTCGGCCTTCGACGGTTTCCCCAGCGTGGCCGGTCACCCGACGGTGGTCGCCCACGCGCAACGCCTCGGCATCACCCCGGCCCAGGCCGGGCTGGCCTGGCTGCTCGGGCACAGTCCGGCGACGCTACTGATCCCTGGTACGCGGAGCCTCGCCCACCTGGCGGAGAATGTGGCGGTCGCCGGGATCACGCTGGACCGGGAGGCGACGACCGCGTTCGACAGCGTGGCCCAGGGGTGA
- a CDS encoding alpha/beta hydrolase, translating to MTIQIGPPPPFDPELAAALDVLGANLPSAVTAEMIQPMRDGALLAVAGEPDLTRDGAFTVTRRTVPGPAGDPGIELLIVAPAGADRALPGLYHIHGGGMILGDNTTGIEVLQDWAAEVPSVIVSVEYRLAPEHPHPAPVEDCYAGLAWTAAHAAELGIDPDRLIVAGASAGGGLSAAVALLARDRGGPALAGQMLLCPMLDDRNDTPSTLQMTGRGVWDRTSNDTGWTALLGSSRGGPDVSPYAAPARATDLAGLPPTFIDVGSAETFRDEDVTYATRIWQSGGQAELHVWPGGFHGFDLLAPQAAISQEARAARLRWLRRLLAG from the coding sequence GTGACCATCCAGATCGGCCCACCGCCGCCCTTCGACCCGGAACTCGCCGCCGCGCTCGACGTGCTCGGCGCCAACCTGCCCAGCGCCGTCACCGCCGAGATGATCCAGCCGATGCGCGACGGCGCGCTGCTCGCCGTCGCCGGCGAGCCGGACCTGACCCGGGACGGCGCGTTCACCGTCACCCGGCGCACGGTCCCCGGCCCGGCCGGCGACCCCGGGATCGAGCTGCTGATCGTGGCCCCGGCCGGCGCCGACCGAGCGCTGCCCGGGCTGTACCACATCCACGGCGGCGGCATGATCCTCGGCGACAACACCACCGGCATCGAGGTGCTCCAGGACTGGGCCGCCGAGGTCCCGTCGGTGATCGTCTCGGTCGAGTACCGGCTGGCGCCCGAGCACCCGCACCCGGCCCCGGTCGAGGACTGCTACGCCGGCCTGGCCTGGACCGCCGCGCACGCCGCCGAACTGGGCATCGACCCCGACCGCCTGATCGTCGCGGGGGCCAGCGCCGGCGGCGGGCTGTCCGCGGCGGTCGCGCTGCTCGCCCGGGACCGGGGCGGGCCCGCGCTCGCCGGCCAGATGCTGCTCTGCCCGATGCTCGACGACCGCAACGACACCCCGTCGACCCTGCAGATGACCGGCCGGGGCGTCTGGGACCGCACCTCGAACGACACCGGCTGGACCGCGCTGCTCGGTTCGTCCCGCGGCGGTCCCGACGTGTCCCCGTATGCCGCACCCGCCCGGGCCACCGACCTGGCCGGGCTGCCCCCGACGTTCATCGACGTGGGCTCGGCCGAGACGTTCCGGGACGAGGACGTCACCTACGCCACCCGGATCTGGCAGTCCGGCGGGCAGGCCGAGCTGCACGTCTGGCCGGGCGGCTTCCACGGCTTCGACCTGCTCGCCCCGCAGGCCGCCATCTCGCAGGAGGCCCGGGCCGCCCGCCTCCGCTGGCTCCGCCGCCTCCTGGCCGGATAG
- a CDS encoding helix-turn-helix domain-containing protein — protein sequence MRDLAARLTALDPDAGAALQVIAYFDRLTEARAGLQSIVRGAAVLAGCPARLADEHRRIHLRVHPDGTNAAAPIPTAEQPGRAPSAAADQPGPAPTSATVEQPRPPSDSAAGQVDEAWMSVVVADGALLWLERAGPPGPVDAMILERAAGAARTVLDRTRHHPPPADPALLELLLDPDAAEPSRLKAAARLGLKPDAEVRAVALPDGRARLQSTATPPPDATMRAGIGPAGPIAALPSSYAAARVALRFTAEGTEQDPGPRVVHADHLGGLALLAAATDPGGDPIPDVQALHRTAATAPWALATLDAVAESPSLRTAAGALRVHHSTLQERLSPFDHLLGWDFRTPQGRLRLQLALALHRLTRPPSR from the coding sequence GTGAGGGATCTCGCCGCCCGGCTCACCGCGCTGGACCCCGACGCCGGGGCGGCGCTGCAGGTGATCGCCTACTTCGACCGGCTGACCGAGGCGCGGGCCGGGCTGCAGTCCATCGTCCGGGGCGCCGCCGTCCTGGCCGGCTGCCCGGCCCGCCTCGCCGACGAGCACCGCCGCATCCACCTGCGCGTCCACCCCGACGGCACGAACGCCGCCGCGCCGATCCCCACCGCCGAACAGCCCGGCCGGGCGCCGAGTGCCGCCGCCGACCAACCCGGCCCGGCGCCGACCTCCGCCACCGTCGAACAACCCCGCCCGCCGTCTGACTCCGCCGCCGGGCAGGTCGATGAGGCGTGGATGTCGGTTGTCGTCGCTGACGGGGCGTTGCTGTGGCTGGAGCGCGCCGGGCCGCCCGGACCGGTCGACGCGATGATCCTGGAACGGGCCGCCGGAGCCGCACGCACCGTCCTGGACCGCACCCGCCATCACCCGCCGCCGGCCGACCCCGCCCTGCTGGAGCTGCTCCTCGACCCGGACGCCGCGGAACCGTCCCGGCTCAAGGCCGCCGCCCGGCTCGGCCTCAAACCAGACGCGGAGGTACGGGCGGTCGCCCTCCCCGACGGCCGGGCCCGCCTGCAATCCACCGCCACCCCGCCCCCGGACGCCACCATGCGCGCCGGGATCGGTCCGGCCGGGCCGATCGCCGCGCTGCCCAGCTCCTACGCCGCGGCCCGGGTGGCGCTCCGCTTCACCGCCGAGGGCACCGAGCAGGACCCCGGCCCGCGCGTGGTGCACGCCGACCACCTCGGTGGCCTCGCCCTCCTGGCCGCCGCGACCGACCCCGGCGGCGACCCGATCCCGGACGTCCAGGCCCTGCACCGCACGGCGGCCACCGCCCCCTGGGCCCTGGCCACCCTGGACGCGGTGGCCGAGTCCCCCAGCCTCCGTACCGCCGCCGGCGCCCTCCGGGTGCACCACTCCACCCTGCAGGAGCGGCTGTCCCCTTTCGATCACCTGCTGGGCTGGGACTTCCGTACCCCACAGGGGCGTCTGCGCCTGCAGCTCGCGCTGGCCCTGCACCGCCTCACCCGGCCGCCGAGTCGTTAG